A section of the Castanea sativa cultivar Marrone di Chiusa Pesio chromosome 12, ASM4071231v1 genome encodes:
- the LOC142619961 gene encoding uncharacterized protein LOC142619961 — protein sequence MGIIKSSFSFIVGTVCGIYIAQNYDVPNIRKLAHDALYKAKLVEEKYRKPKTKADYDDDDG from the coding sequence ATGGGAATCATAAAGAGTAGCTTCTCGTTCATAGTAGGGACGGTGTGTGGAATATACATAGCTCAAAACTACGACGTTCCGAACATCAGGAAGCTCGCCCACGATGCCCTCTACAAGGCCAAGCTCGTCGAAGAGAAGTACCGAAAGCCCAAAACCAAGGCCGACTACGACGATGATGACGGCTAG